The genomic window GTGATCAGTACGAGAATGCTTGATTATTACATACAATAACCAACAAAGCATAGCCAGACCGATTAAATCACCGAGCGCGGATGTGTTCTCCATAGACCCGTACCCTGACATAAATCGGCCAAATTGTCAATGTTCAGTCACCTACCCTACCTCACCTCCACCCCAACCTCTTTCCCCTCCGAAATATAGCCCACCAATCGCGCCACCTCGTCTATTGATTTCTGATTGGCAGCAGTCATCTGTCCCGGAGCCGAAACTGCATCCGTCGCCTGTTTTATCAGTTCATTCATGGCCTGATTGTAGCCGTTATCATTTTCAAAAATGCGTTTCAAAATCCCCTGGCTGTTTTGCAGAGTAATATCCCCCACCAACCGCGAATTAAAAATTTCCACGGAAGGAATGTAAACCGTGATTTTGTTTCCATTGATTTTTATATCTTCTTCCTTAAGCTTGGCCAGATCAACTCCGGTATTTACTTCAACCACCCCATACGCGTTTATCACCTGCCCCCACAAAAGCCGTTGCCAAAAAGTGTCCTGCTGGGTGGAAATTTTTATGGACTCATTCAAAACATTTGTCTGCGTAACCAAAAATCCGCGGTCGCGCAGGGCGGTGAGGATTGACTGGCTTGAGACCTTTGTCTGGCCAACACTTCTTGTGGCCCACCAGCCGATAAATAGGCCGGCTGCAAAAATTAAAAAGACGATAACGACAGCGTAAATGAATTTTTTCATAGCATGGTTTAGTTTAATCTCATTACACTATATGTCAAAAAAGTCGCAAACCCCACCCAGGCCAGATATGGCACCAAAAGCCAGGCCGCGAATTTGGAAATCGGCCAAATCATCACAATCAAAACCAACACGGAAATGCCCAATAAACCGGCCTCCCAGACAGCCGGGCCAAGCAGATGCAGACCAAAGAACAACACGCTCCAGAACACGTTTAAAAGGGCATTAACGACGAGCGCCGCGCCGATACCTGTCTTTCTCCGCCCCCAGGCCTTACTCATGGCAATTAGGGCCGAAATGGCGGTCAGAATGAACAAAACCGTCCAAACCGCGCCAATAAAACCGCCGGATGGGGTAAATGTGGGCAAATTTATGGACCGATACCAGCCCATGTTGAAATACGTCACCAAACCGCCCGCTACCATCGTGGCAATCGTGGCCAGTGGAATGATTATGTAATTGGCTTTAAAACGCATAAAAAAATTAGAAAAAATATAAACTTAATTTATATCTCCTCTGATATCAACCGAGTAAAAATATGCTTCAACCCCTTTTACCTCCGACTCCTTATTATTATTTTTAAACTGCTTAATAAAATCTTTAGTAGATTCTATCCCTTGTTTATCAATAAAGTACGTAACCTTGATTGGCACCAGCATACTTGAAATCATGGTCTTTTCAGAAACCGTCACCCAAACCAAATTTTTATTATCCCTCAAATCTTCATCCAAAGGTATCTCCTGATGATCGGCTAAATAGTCCTCGTGATCCTGATAAATAAACACGCTTTTGACTTTCTCCGAAACCTCCTCAATATTTTCAAAATTTTGCAGATCAGCCACGGGTTTGCCAAATCTTAAAGCTTCATGAATGGCCTGCGCGACCATCTCTTTTTCTAATTCAACCTGCGTGGTCTTGTCCTCCAGGTCTATTACCGGTATGCGGTTATCTAAATTTTCCATAATCTTTTGACAGTTAAAATCTCTGCTCTAATTCTACCTTTTTTTGACTTTTTTGACAAGCCAACCCTCCTGCTTGACAAAACCGAAAAATTATTTTAAAGTAATCAACCAACGAAGGAGAGGACATGACCAAAAACGGCACCGCAAACGGCGTGATCACGTTCGGCCAGTTGCAGGCGAAGTTCATGGAGGTCTTTCCGTCATACCTCAAGGGCCTGGAGGAATACCCCGCGGAGCTCCGCCATAGAATCGCCAAGCTCTGGCTGGACATAGAGGAGATGGCGTACGAGCGGCTGCGGCACTTTTCCGACGCCTTTCAGCTCCAGGACGTGGAGGTGCCGGTGGGCGTGACGGGTCGCTTCTGCGAGGAGATGGAACAGCTCCAGCAGGAGTTGAAGTCGGCTCACGACCGGCAGCACGGCGGGCACATCTAGCGCCGCTGCCCTACAGGTCAACAACGGTCATGTCCAGAATCAAAAAGCCGGTAGGCCTTCGCGCCACCGGCTCATTTTTTTTTAAAAATTATTTTTAGTCACCCTGCGGGAGGGAAAGACCGGCTCCTTTGGTAAAGACGGTCCGCCTGAGGCAGAAAAGGAGCGAGGTCTGTTCCACAAGGGCAAGATATATATACTGTATAAGTATGAGTTAAACCTGTCAAGAGGGCATTGAGCCGATGGTGGGGATCAAACCCACGACCTATCGCTTACGAAGCGATTGCTCTATCAACTGAGCTACATCGGCGCCTTTGTTTACCGGTTCGTCAATTTATTCATTTTTTCTTTGGCCTCATTTAACTTTTCCTTTTCTTTGGCTATAACTTCTTTTGGCGCGTTTTTTATAAAATCTTTATTCGCCAACTTATTTTCCAATCCGGAAATATATTTTTTCAAATCAGCCGTTTCTTTATTTATGCGCGCCGTTTCTTTTTCCACGTCAACCGCGCCGGATAAATCAATATACACCTCAATTCCGGATATGACAAATCCGATGGCGTCTTTCGGCTTATTAAGTTTTTCTTTTATTTCCAAGTTTTCCAAACGGGCCAGATTTTTTATGACCTGCTCTTTTTCTTTTATAGTTTTAACTTCGGTGCCGGCGCTGATATGCGCGGACAATTTTTTCCCCGGCTCAATTTTGTAATCCGCCCGCAGTGCCCTGATTCCGGTCACGATCGGCTGGATAATCTTTTCAAATTTTATTACTTCTTTATCCGCCTTTGATTTAGTTTGTGCTATCGGCCACTTTTCCACCATCAGCAAATTATCCTGTCCGTAAACTTCTTTCCAAACCGTTTCCGTCACAAACGGCATATACGGATGCCAGAGTTTTAAGATTGTATTTAAAATATAATTTAAAACTTCTGATTTATTGCCTTCAATTTTGGCAATCTCCAAGTACCAATCAGCCAAGTCCCCCCAGGTGAAATCACGCAATCTCTCCCCTGCCAAAGAAAAATTAAAGTCCTCAATATTTTTGGTAGTTTCACCTACAATTAGATGTAATTTATTTAAAATCCATTTATCAGCCAGGGTTTTTGCGGTCGGCTCTTTTGCGTCGGCTTTTGGCGCCTCAATATTTAATAAAATAAATCTGGAAATATTCCAAAGTTTATTCGTAAAATTTCTAAAACCGGCAATTTTTTCTTCATATAGTTTTATATCGTTCCCCGGTGTGTTGCCAATAAGCAAAGACAGTCGGGTCGCGTCTGTGCCGTATTTGGCGATCATATCTAAAGGGTCAATCACATTACCCAATGATTTGCTCATCTTTCTCCCCTGCTCGTCGCGCACCAAACCGTGCAAATAGACCTTTTCAAACGGAACTTCGCCCAAAACATAGGTGGTCATCAAAATCATTCTCGCCACCCAGAAAAATAAAATATCATAGCCGGTTTCCATCACTGAATTCGGATGATAATTTTTTAAGTCCTCGGTTTTTTCCGGCCAGCCCAGAGTGGAGAAAGTCCACAAACCCGAACTGAACCAAGTGTCCAAGGTATCTTGATCCTGTTTCCAGCCCTCGCCTTTTGGCGCTTCCACGCCCACATAAACTTCTTCCGCCTTTGGCCCGGTCCGATACCAAACCGGAATTCTGTGCCCATACCAAATCTGGCGGGAAATGCACCAGTCGCGCAAATTATCTATCCAGTGAAAGTATATTTTAACAAATCTGTCCGGAATGATTTCAATCTTTTTGTCTTTCACCACTTTTTGCATCAGTTGTTTCAAACTCGCTTTCCGGCGCGCGATTTTTTTATTTACGTCAATAAACCATTGCTGTGATGGGAGCGGCTCAATCGGCGTGCCGCAACGGTAACAAACCGACAAGTTATTTTGTGCATCTTCTTCTTTTTCCAAAATTCCGGCCGTGCGCGAATTTTCCACCACTTTTTTTCGCGCCTCAACCACGCCTAAACCCGCGTACTGCGAACCGGCCTTGTCGGTGATTTTGCCGTCTTCATCAATAATTTTAATTATTTCCAATTTATTTTTTATCGCCATGCCGTAGTCAA from Patescibacteria group bacterium includes these protein-coding regions:
- a CDS encoding DUF4230 domain-containing protein, producing the protein MKKFIYAVVIVFLIFAAGLFIGWWATRSVGQTKVSSQSILTALRDRGFLVTQTNVLNESIKISTQQDTFWQRLLWGQVINAYGVVEVNTGVDLAKLKEEDIKINGNKITVYIPSVEIFNSRLVGDITLQNSQGILKRIFENDNGYNQAMNELIKQATDAVSAPGQMTAANQKSIDEVARLVGYISEGKEVGVEVR
- a CDS encoding TspO/MBR family protein translates to MRFKANYIIIPLATIATMVAGGLVTYFNMGWYRSINLPTFTPSGGFIGAVWTVLFILTAISALIAMSKAWGRRKTGIGAALVVNALLNVFWSVLFFGLHLLGPAVWEAGLLGISVLVLIVMIWPISKFAAWLLVPYLAWVGFATFLTYSVMRLN
- a CDS encoding valine--tRNA ligase; the encoded protein is MRELSKAYEPKNYEDEIYKKWEQSGFFNPDVCVKKGVAGPKAKPFSIVLPPPNVTGTLHLGHATMLAIEDVMVRYHRMKGDKTLWVPGTDHAAIATQAKVEKLLIGQGMKNPRAELGREKFLDEVNKFAQKSHDTIVSQCKKMGSSLDWSREAFTLDDKRNLAVRTVFKMMYDDGLIYRGYRIVNWCPSCHTTLADDEVEYKEQKAKLYTFKYSKDFPFAISTTRPETKLGDTAVAVNPKDKRYKKYIGQVFEIKKFAGGPDLKIKVIGDAQVDMDFGTGALGVTPAHSLVDYGMAIKNKLEIIKIIDEDGKITDKAGSQYAGLGVVEARKKVVENSRTAGILEKEEDAQNNLSVCYRCGTPIEPLPSQQWFIDVNKKIARRKASLKQLMQKVVKDKKIEIIPDRFVKIYFHWIDNLRDWCISRQIWYGHRIPVWYRTGPKAEEVYVGVEAPKGEGWKQDQDTLDTWFSSGLWTFSTLGWPEKTEDLKNYHPNSVMETGYDILFFWVARMILMTTYVLGEVPFEKVYLHGLVRDEQGRKMSKSLGNVIDPLDMIAKYGTDATRLSLLIGNTPGNDIKLYEEKIAGFRNFTNKLWNISRFILLNIEAPKADAKEPTAKTLADKWILNKLHLIVGETTKNIEDFNFSLAGERLRDFTWGDLADWYLEIAKIEGNKSEVLNYILNTILKLWHPYMPFVTETVWKEVYGQDNLLMVEKWPIAQTKSKADKEVIKFEKIIQPIVTGIRALRADYKIEPGKKLSAHISAGTEVKTIKEKEQVIKNLARLENLEIKEKLNKPKDAIGFVISGIEVYIDLSGAVDVEKETARINKETADLKKYISGLENKLANKDFIKNAPKEVIAKEKEKLNEAKEKMNKLTNR